CTTTCAGGCTCTGTTACAAGCTCTGTACGCTTTATTAAAAGCAAGTCTTATTATTTAAGATCTCTTGCACCGTCTATTATATTTGCCCTTATAGGTTCTTTTTTAGGGGCAAAGCTTGCGGTTCTTTTAGACGAAAGCATTTTAAGAGCAGTTCTTATTTTTGCCATTCCTGTGCTTGCGGGTTTTATTCTTTTAAAAAAGGACTTTGCTGAGCCCTTAAAAAAGAAGGAAATTTCAGATTTTAAATTAATCATTTTATGCGCTGTCATATCTTTTACAATAGGCCTATACGATGGATTTTTCGGCCCCGGTGCGGGAACCTTCCTGATTCTTGCCCATTTAGGCATTGTAGGCCTTGGTCTTAGAGAAAGCATGGGCAATTCCAGAATAATAAACATGACTACGAATATATCTGCAGTCATTGTATATTTTTTAAACGGAATGGTTGATTTTAAGCTTGCCATACCGGCTGCCTGCTGCGCCATATTGGGAAATTACATAGGAACAGGCTTTGCCATTAAA
This is a stretch of genomic DNA from Anaeropeptidivorans aminofermentans. It encodes these proteins:
- a CDS encoding sulfite exporter TauE/SafE family protein; this encodes MSYLQQLSILCPLIFLSGFVDSIAGGGALISLPAYYMVGLPPHTALGTNKLSALSGSVTSSVRFIKSKSYYLRSLAPSIIFALIGSFLGAKLAVLLDESILRAVLIFAIPVLAGFILLKKDFAEPLKKKEISDFKLIILCAVISFTIGLYDGFFGPGAGTFLILAHLGIVGLGLRESMGNSRIINMTTNISAVIVYFLNGMVDFKLAIPAACCAILGNYIGTGFAIKNGKKIVKPMMIFVLTLLVAKLAVDAF